A stretch of Desulfobacter hydrogenophilus DNA encodes these proteins:
- a CDS encoding diadenylate cyclase, which translates to MTYQQLSWQTVLDILVISAGLFFLYRTLLRLGTWKIVSGILVAALFFVVASLLDLKGVEWVYRNVSHVAVISLIVLFQPELRKMFERAASIRKKIDKPQDPGFFKLIAESLVRMAESGTGAIIVFPGRENIAQWVSAGFRLEAQPSLPLILSIFDHHSPGHDGALIVKNGRLDALGVRLPVSQNERLSSDYGTRHHAAMGLSEKSDALVAVVSEERHQVAMFKNGQMTPLKTQTDIVAAIQNHYRAEGIFKQFLSTKGSFRTIGLEIASSVAVAVVLWVTIISGQGEMIEKVISVPVEYTATAENVVMTGEKAKEARLHLSGSRSDLADLSPSTMGVKIDLAKMAAGKQTVFISQDNLRLPKGVRLLDVDPASIEVNISKLSRILLPVKPQLVGSIPDGLRMTAARVVPESLLVFVPSGDAEKSYKNITTTPVYLDNIRENTMVYCKVVAPQSVQPVDKRWPDVEIQVMVEAKSVK; encoded by the coding sequence ATGACATATCAACAGCTATCCTGGCAAACCGTTCTGGATATTCTGGTTATTTCCGCAGGACTTTTTTTCCTTTACCGCACACTTCTACGCCTGGGTACCTGGAAAATTGTTTCCGGTATTCTGGTGGCAGCCCTTTTTTTTGTGGTAGCCAGCCTGCTTGACCTCAAAGGAGTGGAGTGGGTATACCGCAACGTCAGCCATGTGGCGGTAATCAGCCTGATTGTTTTGTTCCAGCCCGAGTTGCGCAAGATGTTTGAAAGAGCCGCGTCCATCCGCAAAAAGATCGACAAGCCCCAGGATCCAGGTTTTTTTAAGCTGATCGCAGAAAGCCTGGTACGCATGGCCGAATCAGGCACCGGCGCCATTATAGTCTTCCCAGGCAGAGAGAACATTGCCCAGTGGGTCAGTGCAGGATTTCGACTGGAAGCCCAGCCCAGCCTTCCACTAATTTTAAGCATATTTGACCACCACTCCCCGGGGCATGACGGAGCCCTTATTGTTAAAAACGGACGGCTTGATGCATTAGGGGTTCGTCTTCCTGTCTCCCAGAACGAACGCTTATCTAGCGATTACGGCACCCGCCATCATGCGGCCATGGGCTTAAGTGAAAAATCAGACGCTTTGGTGGCGGTGGTATCCGAAGAGCGACATCAGGTCGCCATGTTTAAAAACGGCCAAATGACTCCGCTTAAAACGCAAACCGACATCGTGGCGGCCATCCAGAATCACTACAGAGCTGAAGGGATTTTCAAACAGTTTTTATCCACAAAGGGCTCCTTTCGCACCATTGGGCTGGAAATTGCGAGCTCCGTAGCTGTGGCGGTGGTGCTGTGGGTGACGATTATTTCAGGACAGGGGGAGATGATTGAGAAGGTGATCTCTGTTCCTGTGGAGTACACGGCTACGGCGGAAAATGTGGTGATGACAGGGGAAAAAGCCAAAGAGGCCAGACTGCATTTAAGCGGGAGCAGATCGGATTTGGCGGACCTATCTCCGTCGACAATGGGCGTCAAAATCGACCTTGCGAAAATGGCAGCAGGAAAACAGACCGTATTCATCAGCCAGGACAATCTCAGGCTGCCCAAAGGGGTCAGGCTTCTTGACGTGGACCCGGCCAGTATTGAGGTGAACATTTCGAAACTTAGCCGGATATTGCTGCCGGTGAAACCCCAGCTGGTGGGCAGTATCCCAGACGGACTGAGAATGACCGCAGCCAGGGTTGTGCCTGAATCTCTTTTGGTCTTTGTTCCGTCCGGAGACGCCGAAAAATCCTATAAAAACATCACCACCACACCGGTTTACCTGGACAATATCCGGGAAAACACCATGGTTTACTGCAAAGTTGTTGCTCCTCAGTCGGTCCAGCCTGTGGACAAGCGATGGCCTGATGTCGAGATACAGGTGATGGTTGAAGCCAAATCGGTCAAATAA
- a CDS encoding universal stress protein — MDRNFLITVSDQKSALDGVRFVGDFFQDKTNIKSTLLYTATQDFMDGDSLENQKDSLLTKGEEALRHAGAILMEKGFLKSNVSYNPLTPKFSTVDDIIQEAEKGGYDAVALGRRGISMLEQSFEESMSAKLLKKTGFPLWLCNASETVGNDVLLYLDGSDASIQMADHVGVVLAKSTSHCINLLAPEYVFLDSSLMDQYRLILSRNNLDLNRIKTQLPVSSNPAQQILKLTEKKAYAAVALGRAGSENNMISRLFKGPVCSVLFKKMKYSSLWLCG, encoded by the coding sequence ATGGACAGAAACTTTTTAATTACCGTCTCAGATCAAAAAAGCGCACTAGATGGAGTACGTTTTGTTGGTGATTTTTTTCAGGATAAAACCAATATAAAATCCACCCTTCTTTACACCGCAACCCAGGATTTTATGGATGGGGACAGCTTGGAAAATCAGAAAGACAGCCTGCTGACAAAAGGAGAAGAGGCCCTTAGACATGCCGGGGCCATCCTGATGGAAAAAGGTTTTTTAAAAAGCAATGTGAGTTATAACCCCCTGACTCCAAAATTTTCAACGGTGGACGATATTATCCAGGAGGCAGAAAAGGGGGGGTATGATGCCGTTGCTTTAGGCCGAAGGGGAATTTCCATGCTTGAACAGTCTTTTGAAGAAAGCATGAGTGCAAAACTTTTAAAAAAAACCGGGTTCCCGCTATGGCTGTGCAATGCTTCAGAAACGGTCGGCAACGATGTTCTATTGTATCTGGACGGTTCTGACGCCTCTATTCAGATGGCGGATCATGTGGGAGTTGTCTTGGCGAAAAGCACGAGTCACTGCATTAATCTGCTGGCACCTGAATATGTATTCTTAGATTCATCTTTAATGGATCAATATAGGCTTATTTTATCGAGAAACAACCTGGATCTGAACCGGATCAAAACGCAATTGCCTGTTTCAAGCAATCCTGCCCAGCAAATTTTAAAGCTGACTGAAAAAAAGGCCTATGCCGCTGTTGCACTGGGCAGGGCCGGAAGTGAAAATAACATGATATCCCGTCTGTTTAAAGGTCCAGTTTGTTCTGTTCTGTTCAAGAAAATGAAGTATTCTTCGTTATGGCTGTGTGGGTAG